From Mytilus galloprovincialis chromosome 9, xbMytGall1.hap1.1, whole genome shotgun sequence, the proteins below share one genomic window:
- the LOC143046343 gene encoding BTB/POZ domain-containing protein 6-like: protein MMASVYWQDYLSLKEALLHMFDKQISCDVIFDIGIDQIPCHSFVLIARSHVFEANLDSPLVKLSSDGVNTMKRIELHEAVDSDGVKEFLRYLYTDHIELGEDNVMTLLYLARKYMVCSLSDQCQSFITAASLDDATNAVELYHQAYLLDITDVMEDSIKVINQRTKQCLESEAFLSLPPQCVRGLIADDHHQLDEDKIYRYIVQWCERRCETEDIEDTDENYRKILGDILYEIRFPNISYKLFKSSIQRRNILTDKEKTDLLNMYKNGNKCTYRGIFKSKPRNVSERLMRMTDYDESLILDNVSHSIAFTSTEKVLLHGIVTYGLSHEKKKFKIYVRLSDGNGKEIMYDEFWVKSEPMEKEYDVIFQKAVEIQPDIKFVVSWELDDANWLWNGRNGIRSLIFNNSEIQFTDESGTEETNTFQGQIPGIILS, encoded by the exons ATGATGGCTTCTGTATACTGGCAAGACTACCTCTCTCTAAAAGAAGCACTATTACATATGTTTGATAAACAGATCTCGTGTGATGTTATTTTTGACATTGGAATTGACCAGATACCTTGTcatagttttgttttaattgctCGTAGTCATGTCTTTGAAGCCAACCTGGACAGTCCATTGGTTAAATTAAGCAGTGATGGTGTGAACACGATGAAGAGAATAGAGTTACATGAAGCAGTTGACTCTGATGGCGTTAAAGAATTTCTCAG atatctgTATACAGATCACATTGAACTTGGTGAAGATAATGTTATGACCTTATTATACTTAGCACGTAAGTACATGGTTTGCAGCCTTTCTGACCAATGTCAGAGTTTTATCACCGCAGCAAGCCTTGATGATGCTACTAATGCAGTAGAGCTTTATCATCAGGCATACCTATTGGACATAACAGATGTAATGGAGGATAGCATCAAGGTCATTAATCAAAGAACAAAGCAATGTCTGGAGTCGGAGGCGTTCCTCTCACTTCCGCCTCAATGTGTGAGAGGTTTAATAGCAGACGATCATCATCAACTGGACGAAGACAAGATATATCGTTATATTGTCCAATGGTGTGAGCGCAGGTGTGAAACAGAAGACATTGAAGACACTGATGAAAATTATAGAAAGATCCTTGGAGATATTTTGTATGAAATACGATTTCCAAACATAAGTTACAAGTTGTTTAAATCCTCAATACAGAGAAGAAATATACTAACAGATAAAGAGAAGACGGACCTTCTAAACATGTATAAAAATGGTAATAAATGCACTTATAGAGGAATCTTCAAGTCCAAACCTAGAAATGTCAGCGAGCGTTTGATGAGAATGACTGACTATGATGAAAGCTTAATCCTGGACAATGTCAGCCATTCAATAGCTTTCACGTCGACGGAGAAAGTTCTTCTACATGGTATCGTCACATACGGATTAAGTCACGAGAAAAAGAAGTTTAAAATTTACGTTAGACTATCGGATGGTAATGGGAAAGAGATAATGTACGATGAATTCTGGGTAAAATCCGAACCAATGGAAAAAGAATATGATGTCATTTTTCAGAAAGCTGTAGAAATTCAACCAGACATCAAGTTTGTTGTTTCATGGGAACTTGATGATGCAAACTGGTTGTGGAATGGCAGAAATGGAATTCGGAGCCTGATTTTTAATAATTCAGAAATACAGTTCACAGATGAATCTGGAACGGAAGAAACTAATACATTCCAGGGACAAATTCCTGGgattattttatcatga